CAGGTTCGTTGACACGAGGTTACTACAAGGTTGTGTGGAAAGTAATTGTTAATATGAACCCCGTTACAGCTTCGGTTGTCTGATTTTATGGCTTCGTCTGACGGCGCTGCATAAAGAGGTCTCGAATGTGATGCCAAATTAAGTGCCAACTGATGCCAAGCTAGGTGCAGACGTACTAGGCATCGACTCTAGAGACGGGATTGCATAATTAACATCGTAATCGGATTTAGTCTTAGCAACGAAGGTCAACCACGtttgtaaaaataaaatgaaaagagAACAACGTACCGGGGCAAAGCATCGAGCCGTTGCTAATCGGACCAGTAATCCGTGGCGTACCTCGGGTCGGACGGGACGGGAGGGGACGGCACGATAAAATCAGACCCCCGAAGCTGCCTCTTCTCCGCAGATCGATTCACACCACCCTACTAGTCCTGGCGTGATAGAGGCCGAGTAAAAGTCTTTCACTGACCGTACGGGCCCGCTCCGCCGTGGCCGTGCGTCTTCAATTACGTTACCTCCCTCCGCAGCGCAGCCCGCACAGCGCACGCGGTCTCCAGAAGTTTCCTCCCCCTCCGGCCGCCACCGACCCGGTGCCTCCTCCATATAGCCTTCGGAGCCTCCCTTCCCCCAAACACGGTTGAGAacaggagagggagagaaggcGTATTCGGGCGGATCAAGGTCGAGGCCAATCGGACATGGATTTCGAGCTGAGGAGCGCGCGGGAGAAGCTGGAGCGGGAGCAGcgcgagcggatgcagcgcgCCAAGGCCAAGGCCGACCGGGAGCGCCGCGCCAAGGCCGaggccgcgcgccgccgcgacgcGCTCGAGGCCTCCAACAGggagcgccgcctcgacgccgcccgcgcgcagGAAGAGGTAACAGCCGCCCCCTCCTGACCTAACCCTCCTATCGACCTAACCCTCCTCTCGCCGATGACTGCTGTCCTGTCCTGTTTGGTGGTTGATATCGATCTGCGATTCGTATTTCGATATGACTACATCTAGGCATTCGTTTGTGCTAGGACGACACCTAATTGACCTGATGGTTTCCCCAAACTGGGGTGATCCTTCCATTTCGGGGCTTGATTCTTgataaagttttttttaacttctCTTTGATCGGTAAATTGACGTGTATCCTGCTCCCCGATTGGACGCCAAAACCCAGAAAGGAAAACCTCCATTTGGTCCCAAAACCGGCCAAGGGAAAAACGAAAAAGGGAAACAGAATGGGATATGTTGCATTCTTGCACAATCGTGTCCTTTCCCTTCTTAGAAAGAGATGATTCCAACTCCTGGCCACTTCGTTAATTCTTTGGGGGTTTCTCTCAAATGTTAACTCCTCCATTCTCgactggtaaaaaaaaactcctccATTCTCTAACTAGCATACCTCCTGTTCATGACGTGTTTATACTTGTCTTTTTTAGCGTCTAGTTTACCTTGTGATCCGCTGGGTGCTCCTGATGTTACACGGTACGGGGATACGGGAAAACGGCATTTTCTAAAAGTTCACTTACGGGGATACGGCGAGTATATATATGAAAAGTTAAAAAATACACAACAAGTATGCTATATTATACAGGGTGACAAAATTGAGATGGGCACTGGACTTGATCGCTTGCAGAATGCAGATGGGAAGGCGAGCTGGCCGGTGAGGAGAACTCTGTGATGCGTTCGCGATCTGCAACTGGGAGGTGGCGAGTAGAGTCGTGCACTCGTGCAGTTGTGGGTGAGAAGCGGATAGGCTTCCTAATGGGTTGTCAAGCCAGTAATAACAGGCCTGTTGATGTCCCGTGTGTAGCCCAGCcgtttttcattatttttattCGTAAAAGTGGCCTAATCGGGAAACACGAGTATCCCAGGCGTATCTCCGCGTATCCCCGTTCTGTGCCGTATTCTGCACGGATACAGCAGGTCTAGGACGTATCCATGCAACATAGCTCACGACAGTTTTTATATATTCTGATAGGCTGATCAGAAGATGGAAGAGGTGATGCAACTGGGTAAGGGGATCTCATTTTCACACATGTTTGAAGCACTGCGATATGATGGTCCAGGGGATAAGATCAAgctgccgccgtcttccttcAAGGAGTTGTCTGATGAAGGAGCACTGGATAAAGGTCCCATGTACTTCAGGCTGTCCAAAGTTCGGGACAGAGTTCCAGGTGCCTCTCAGTATCAAGGCCCAGAGGAGGCAACCTGTTGTGGTGTGCTTGAATTCACTGCGAGGGAAGGCTCTGCTGAACTACCACCGCATGTTTGGAATAATCTTTTTCAGAGTGACATCCCAGATGTTCCTTTGATTGAGGTGAGGTATGCCAGTTTGCCCAAAGGGACATATGCTAAACTGAAGCCGGAAGGAGTCGGATTCTCAGATCTCCCTAACCATAGAGCTGTCCTTGAAACGGCACTTCGTAATCATGCAACGCTATCTGAAAATGATGTTGTCGTGGTGAACTACGGACAGCTGCAGTATAAGTTGAGGGTTCTTGAGTTGAAGCCTGCATCAAGTGTTTCTGTCCTGGAGACAGATGTTGAAGTTGATATTGAGGGGCCAGATTCAGTTTTGGACAATGAAGAGAATCAACATGTGCTTGTGCCTCTTCAAATTGGGAAAGTTGAATCTGGCGTTTTGGAAGAAGGAAAGTTTAGGTACTACAAATTTTATGTTGAAGAAGGTACCAGTGAGAAAGTAGCTTCTGGACATGCCAATATTG
The Brachypodium distachyon strain Bd21 chromosome 2, Brachypodium_distachyon_v3.0, whole genome shotgun sequence genome window above contains:
- the LOC100845492 gene encoding uncharacterized protein LOC100845492, with the translated sequence MDFELRSAREKLEREQRERMQRAKAKADRERRAKAEAARRRDALEASNRERRLDAARAQEEADQKMEEVMQLGKGISFSHMFEALRYDGPGDKIKLPPSSFKELSDEGALDKGPMYFRLSKVRDRVPGASQYQGPEEATCCGVLEFTAREGSAELPPHVWNNLFQSDIPDVPLIEVRYASLPKGTYAKLKPEGVGFSDLPNHRAVLETALRNHATLSENDVVVVNYGQLQYKLRVLELKPASSVSVLETDVEVDIEGPDSVLDNEENQHVLVPLQIGKVESGVLEEGKFRYYKFYVEEGTSEKVASGHANIEVKIEADTSGGDTDIYVSRHPLVFPTQHRHEWSSHEMGSKVLILKPRDVTLVSGTYSIGVYGFKGTSNFQLSVAIKDVISSQRIGEQASASSTVNGDSVVCKNCKRHVSGRTSVLHEAYCVRHNVACMHDGCGVVLRKEEAADHVHCSKCGQAFQQREMEKHMKVFHEPLHCPCGVVLEKEDMVQHQSSTCPFRLIVCRFCGDTVQAGGQPLDVRDRLRNMCEHESICGSRTAPCDSCGRSVMLKEMDIHAIAVHQKS